A DNA window from Salvelinus sp. IW2-2015 unplaced genomic scaffold, ASM291031v2 Un_scaffold5117, whole genome shotgun sequence contains the following coding sequences:
- the LOC139026562 gene encoding transcriptional regulator ATRX-like, translating to MLCVCRLFPDHALVNFIKENLLGSVKEFRNRFVNPIQNGQAADSTDQDVRIMKKRAHILYEMLNGCVQRRDYSALTKFLPPKHEYVVSVRVTPIQCTLYRHYLEHLTGAGNVVEGSGVEPGPNVPGLPDAQQTRDSGLPVPAAGLHQQENNGYATDSHTHQLRKQGGGTGLHQLHPPPTHTLH from the exons atgttgtGTGTTTGCCGCTTGTTCCCAGACCATGCACTGGTGAACTTCATCAAGGAGAACCTGCTGGGGTCAGTGAAGGAGTTCAGGAACCGCTTCGTCAACCCCATCCAGAACGGGCAGGCAGCAGACTCCACGGACCAGGATGTACGGATCATGAAGAAGAGGGCTCACATCCTCTACGAGATGCTCAATGGATGTGTACAG agAAGAGACTACTCTGCCCTGACCAAGTTCCTGCCTCCTAAACATGAGTACGTTGTGTCTGTCAGAGTCACGCCCATCCAGTGTACTCTCTACAGACACTACCTGGAGCACTTAACAG GTGCGGGGAACGTGGTGGAGGGGTCCGGGGTCGAGCCGGGACCAAACGTTCCAGGACTTCCAGATGCTCAGCAGACCAGAGACTCTGGACTCCCTGTGCCTGCAGCTGGACTACATCAGCAAGAGAACAACGGGTACGCAACGGACTCACACACTCATCAGCTAAGAAAACAGGGTGGGGGAACGGGTCTGCATCAGCTGCaccccccaccaacacacacgctCCACTGA